A window of the Sardina pilchardus chromosome 21, fSarPil1.1, whole genome shotgun sequence genome harbors these coding sequences:
- the higd2a gene encoding HIG1 domain family member 2A, mitochondrial, with amino-acid sequence MAASHTAVPQDQAPKAAPQGPIEFDISKPPIIEGFSPLPRHREEGFQEKLLRKTKENPFVPLGCLGTAGALIYGLRAFKTGKTRQSQLSMRARIFAQGFTVVAIIVGVATTTFKPKQ; translated from the exons ATGGCAGCTTCACATACTGCTGTTCCCCAAGATCAAGCTCCAAAAGCAGCACCCCAAGGACCGATTGAATTTGATATCTCGAAACCCCCTATCATTGAAGGCTTCAGTCCTTTACCACGACACAGAGAAGAGGGATTCCAGGAAAAATTGCTCAGGAAGACCAAGGAAAACCCCTTTGTCCCTCTGG GCTGCCTAGGAACAGCTGGTGCGCTTATATATGGTCTACGTGCATTCAAAACGGGCAAGACCCGGCAGTCCCAACTGTCTATGAGGGCGCGTATCTTTGCCCAAGGATTCACAGTGGTTGCTATCATTGTTGGAGTTGCAACTACAACATTCAAGCCAAAACAATGA